Proteins encoded within one genomic window of Sulfurovum sp. XGS-02:
- a CDS encoding serine hydroxymethyltransferase, translating to MSYAIETFDPEIFEAIENERERQTDHLEMIASENFTIPAVMEAMGSVFTNKYAEGYPYKRYYGGCEFADTVEQLAIDRACELFNCNYANVQPHSGSQANGAVYAALLKAGEKILGMDLSHGGHLTHGSKPSFSGKNYSSFTYGVELDGRINYDRVLEIAKIVQPKIIVCGASAYAREIDFKKFREIADEVGAILFADIAHIAGLVCAGEHPSPFPYADVVTTTTHKTLAGPRGGMIMTNDEEIAKKINSAIFPGLQGGPLVHVVAAKAVGFKHNLSDAWKVYAKQVKANAAVLADVLMKRGYDVVSGGTDNHLVLVSFLNKDFSGKDADAALGAAGITVNKNTVPGETRSPFVTSGVRIGSPALTSRGMKEKEFELIANKIADVLDNINDAALHATIKEEMRVLAQDFVIYDKPIY from the coding sequence ATGAGTTATGCCATAGAAACATTTGACCCAGAGATTTTTGAAGCGATCGAGAATGAAAGAGAAAGACAAACAGATCACTTAGAGATGATCGCCAGTGAGAACTTTACAATTCCTGCTGTAATGGAAGCGATGGGTTCTGTGTTCACGAACAAGTATGCTGAAGGATACCCATACAAAAGATATTATGGTGGATGTGAATTTGCTGATACCGTAGAACAACTTGCTATCGACAGAGCATGTGAACTTTTTAACTGTAACTATGCCAATGTTCAACCGCATTCAGGTTCACAGGCGAATGGAGCTGTCTATGCAGCACTGCTTAAAGCCGGGGAGAAGATACTTGGAATGGACCTCAGCCACGGTGGTCACTTGACGCATGGTTCAAAGCCAAGTTTTTCTGGTAAAAACTACTCCTCTTTCACTTACGGTGTAGAGCTTGATGGGCGTATCAACTATGACAGAGTCCTTGAGATCGCTAAGATTGTACAACCTAAGATCATCGTCTGTGGTGCTTCTGCGTATGCAAGAGAGATAGACTTTAAAAAATTCAGAGAGATCGCTGATGAAGTAGGTGCTATCCTTTTTGCAGATATCGCTCACATTGCCGGTTTGGTATGTGCGGGTGAACACCCTAGCCCATTCCCCTATGCGGATGTTGTAACGACGACTACACATAAAACACTTGCAGGACCTCGTGGCGGTATGATCATGACAAATGATGAGGAAATCGCCAAAAAGATCAATTCAGCTATCTTCCCTGGCCTCCAAGGTGGTCCACTTGTACATGTAGTCGCTGCAAAAGCTGTTGGATTCAAACATAACCTCAGCGATGCATGGAAGGTCTATGCAAAACAAGTAAAAGCAAACGCAGCAGTACTTGCCGATGTACTTATGAAAAGAGGATATGATGTAGTATCAGGCGGTACCGACAATCACCTTGTACTGGTTTCTTTCCTTAATAAGGATTTCTCCGGTAAAGATGCAGATGCTGCGCTTGGAGCAGCAGGTATCACCGTAAACAAAAACACTGTTCCTGGTGAGACAAGAAGTCCTTTTGTGACTTCGGGTGTACGTATCGGTTCTCCTGCACTTACAAGCAGAGGGATGAAAGAGAAAGAGTTTGAACTCATTGCAAACAAGATTGCTGATGTACTTGACAATATCAATGATGCTGCACTGCATGCAACAATCAAAGAAGAGATGAGAGTTCTGGCACAAGATTTTGTGATCTATGACAAACCAATCTACTAA
- a CDS encoding YqiA/YcfP family alpha/beta fold hydrolase — protein MSKILYLHGFASCGEGNKSLLLKSYFGEDNVIAPDLPPSPIDALALIEEILGSTKIDCLVGSSLGGYYATVLAEKYRMKAILLNPSTRPWETLAAYTGWQKRFCDEEVFEFKPVYLEQLKMLQTAPDNGRYLLLLQSGDEVLDYTKAQSLYNTHKVIVEYGGNHRFENLDEYLSMVEKFINK, from the coding sequence ATGTCTAAAATCCTCTATCTTCACGGTTTCGCATCTTGCGGAGAAGGGAATAAATCTTTACTCCTTAAATCCTATTTTGGTGAAGACAATGTCATCGCACCGGATCTTCCCCCTTCACCTATTGATGCACTGGCATTGATTGAAGAGATCTTGGGATCTACAAAAATTGACTGCTTGGTAGGTTCATCGCTAGGTGGATATTATGCAACTGTTTTGGCTGAAAAATACCGTATGAAAGCCATACTGCTGAATCCATCGACCCGCCCATGGGAAACATTGGCTGCCTATACAGGGTGGCAAAAACGTTTTTGTGATGAAGAGGTGTTTGAGTTTAAACCGGTCTATCTTGAACAGCTCAAAATGTTACAAACAGCCCCTGATAATGGGAGGTATCTTCTGCTTTTGCAAAGCGGGGATGAAGTGTTGGATTATACTAAAGCACAATCTCTCTATAATACACACAAAGTTATCGTTGAGTATGGCGGGAATCACCGTTTTGAAAATCTGGATGAGTATCTCTCAATGGTAGAAAAATTTATAAATAAATGA
- a CDS encoding ferredoxin-thioredoxin reductase catalytic domain-containing protein, which yields MQKLDMNSEEFKAELVKTKAFTDKVCESKGWVYNSNEEVNEAIIMGLSRHKLLYGKRFCPCFMVEPDESKPGKFKSVDDRICPCKPAIEKELPEDGICHCQIFCTPEYREANS from the coding sequence ATGCAGAAATTGGATATGAACTCAGAAGAATTTAAAGCAGAACTGGTAAAGACAAAAGCGTTTACGGATAAAGTATGTGAAAGTAAAGGGTGGGTTTATAACAGCAATGAAGAGGTCAATGAAGCCATAATCATGGGGCTCTCACGCCACAAACTACTGTATGGAAAAAGATTCTGTCCATGTTTCATGGTTGAACCCGATGAGTCAAAGCCGGGTAAATTCAAAAGTGTGGATGACAGGATCTGTCCATGTAAACCTGCGATTGAAAAAGAGCTCCCTGAAGATGGTATATGCCATTGTCAAATCTTTTGTACACCTGAGTACCGTGAAGCAAATAGTTAA
- a CDS encoding CvpA family protein, whose translation MESFSMMDFNYFDVTISAIVLILGIKGFMQGFIKEIFGLLGLVGGVYFASRLSDKAATFIDTNFLPLENASLLKLIGFLAILIIIWVSATILGTIFSKLTSESGLGFLNRLFGFIAGGGKYFLIFALIVTALSNVTLIKDNLEKYINDSVLYPYLRATGSYLINLDTSDLGLTVSDTKEVVAPDETNVSVETNTSITETNSTNTTIEQ comes from the coding sequence ATGGAAAGTTTTTCAATGATGGATTTTAATTACTTTGATGTCACCATCTCAGCCATTGTACTGATACTCGGGATCAAAGGTTTTATGCAGGGATTTATCAAAGAGATCTTTGGTCTTTTGGGTCTGGTAGGCGGTGTCTACTTCGCTTCTAGACTCTCTGATAAAGCTGCGACATTTATTGATACGAACTTTTTACCTTTAGAGAATGCATCCCTATTAAAACTTATCGGTTTCCTTGCCATTTTGATCATTATTTGGGTCAGTGCTACTATCCTTGGGACGATATTTTCCAAACTAACCAGTGAAAGCGGTCTAGGTTTTCTCAATCGTCTTTTTGGTTTCATTGCAGGAGGCGGGAAGTATTTCCTTATTTTTGCATTGATCGTGACTGCTTTATCGAATGTCACACTGATCAAAGATAATTTGGAAAAGTACATCAATGATTCTGTACTTTATCCTTACCTTAGAGCAACAGGTTCATACCTTATCAACCTTGACACCTCTGATCTGGGACTGACTGTTTCAGATACAAAAGAAGTCGTTGCTCCGGATGAAACGAATGTTTCCGTTGAGACAAATACTTCGATCACCGAAACCAATAGTACGAATACTACTATAGAACAATAA
- a CDS encoding rhodanese-like domain-containing protein has protein sequence MQELLEKDDINSEELEILLEARDEGKVDFLLVDVREEMEYDMGHIKGVDMLKPTTAFQQWAQAFFDETKEKKVIFTCRTGSRSGQVQHVFKQHGHTGAVNHFGGIVTYQGEIEK, from the coding sequence ATGCAAGAGTTACTTGAAAAAGATGATATTAATTCGGAAGAATTAGAAATTTTATTGGAAGCACGCGATGAAGGGAAAGTAGATTTCCTTTTGGTCGATGTAAGAGAAGAGATGGAGTATGACATGGGCCATATCAAAGGTGTGGACATGCTGAAACCTACGACTGCTTTTCAACAATGGGCACAAGCGTTTTTTGATGAGACCAAAGAGAAGAAAGTCATCTTTACCTGTCGTACAGGCAGCAGAAGTGGACAGGTACAACATGTATTTAAGCAACATGGACATACAGGTGCAGTGAACCATTTTGGGGGTATCGTGACCTACCAGGGTGAAATAGAAAAATAA
- the lysS gene encoding lysine--tRNA ligase yields the protein MIFENQYIQERIKKTEKLREEGINPYPNQIQKGTPSTQFLEECAYIKEQESDEKKDENKTYSLTGRLKFIRIMGKAAFAKIEDAQGLVQIYYNRDELPEGFYNNVAKKLFEVGDIIEATGYPFVTQTGELTLHCKDMKIISKAISPLPEKFHGLQDQELRYRQRYLDMIMNPEVKENFVMRSKIVSMVRRFFEDKEFLEVETPMMHPIPGGANAKPFITHHNALDVERYLRIAPELYLKRLIVGGMEAVFEINRNFRNEGMDHTHNPEFTMIEFYWAYKTYIELMEITEELFDYLFENLGLERKLPYGEVEIDFTTPFAKIPYIESLTTIGGVPTEVAKDKEKALAYLQEHNVKVDPNLTLGYLQAELFDEFVEGKLINPTFITDFPVDISPLARRSDENPDIAERFELFMAGKEIANGFSELNDPIDQYERFKGQVDAKEATGDDEAMHMDTDYVKALSYGMTPTAGEGIGIDRLVMMLTNQHSIRDVLLFPAMKPEVPREELAPICAPDSKCKKCGNENLIELKPAKKGKGMFCIDVAACKQRVQEKQK from the coding sequence TTGATATTTGAAAATCAATATATTCAAGAACGAATCAAAAAAACAGAAAAACTAAGAGAAGAAGGGATCAATCCTTACCCGAACCAAATACAGAAAGGAACCCCTTCAACACAGTTTTTAGAAGAGTGTGCTTATATCAAAGAGCAAGAGAGTGATGAGAAAAAGGATGAGAACAAAACCTACTCACTAACAGGACGACTCAAATTTATCCGTATCATGGGGAAAGCTGCTTTTGCAAAGATAGAAGATGCACAAGGTTTAGTACAGATCTATTATAATAGAGATGAACTTCCGGAAGGTTTTTATAACAATGTAGCAAAGAAACTTTTTGAAGTCGGTGATATCATCGAAGCAACAGGATACCCTTTTGTGACACAGACAGGTGAACTTACACTTCACTGTAAAGATATGAAGATCATTTCCAAAGCGATCTCTCCGCTGCCTGAAAAGTTCCATGGGCTGCAGGACCAGGAGCTTAGATATAGACAGCGATACCTTGACATGATCATGAACCCAGAAGTCAAAGAGAACTTTGTGATGCGATCCAAGATCGTTTCAATGGTAAGAAGATTCTTTGAAGATAAAGAGTTCTTGGAAGTAGAAACACCGATGATGCACCCTATCCCTGGCGGTGCAAATGCAAAACCGTTTATCACACATCACAATGCGCTGGATGTAGAACGTTATCTTCGTATCGCACCTGAACTTTACCTCAAACGTCTTATCGTTGGTGGGATGGAAGCTGTTTTTGAGATCAACAGAAACTTTAGAAATGAAGGGATGGACCATACCCATAACCCTGAATTTACAATGATCGAGTTTTACTGGGCCTATAAAACCTATATCGAACTGATGGAGATCACAGAAGAGTTGTTTGACTATCTCTTTGAAAACCTCGGTCTTGAGAGAAAATTGCCTTATGGTGAGGTAGAGATAGACTTTACAACCCCATTTGCGAAAATACCGTACATCGAATCATTGACAACCATAGGTGGAGTACCTACAGAGGTTGCCAAAGATAAGGAAAAAGCATTGGCGTATCTCCAAGAGCATAATGTCAAAGTGGATCCTAACCTTACCTTGGGATATCTGCAGGCTGAACTCTTTGATGAGTTTGTTGAAGGAAAGCTTATCAACCCTACGTTTATTACCGATTTCCCTGTAGATATCTCGCCACTTGCTAGAAGAAGTGATGAGAATCCGGACATTGCTGAACGTTTTGAACTCTTCATGGCAGGTAAAGAGATCGCCAATGGTTTCTCTGAGCTGAATGACCCTATTGACCAGTATGAGAGATTTAAGGGACAAGTCGATGCCAAAGAAGCGACCGGTGATGACGAAGCGATGCATATGGACACCGACTACGTGAAAGCACTAAGCTACGGTATGACGCCGACTGCCGGTGAGGGTATCGGTATAGACAGACTTGTGATGATGCTTACCAACCAACACAGTATCCGTGATGTACTTCTCTTCCCGGCTATGAAACCGGAAGTACCGAGAGAAGAGCTTGCACCGATCTGTGCGCCAGATAGTAAATGTAAAAAGTGTGGAAACGAAAATCTAATTGAACTCAAACCTGCCAAAAAAGGCAAGGGTATGTTCTGTATAGATGTCGCTGCCTGTAAACAAAGAGTGCAAGAGAAGCAAAAGTAA
- a CDS encoding Fur family transcriptional regulator, translating to MIEYPLLLEKFQTLLKENGLKFTKQRELVLKFLYENNGHFTPEDIYTLLKEQHPDVNIGIATVYRTLALLETSEIASSISFGVQGKKYELGLKKHHDHLICTKCGNIIEFYDETIEERQEAIAKKFNFQMTDHTMKITGLCEKCQ from the coding sequence ATGATTGAATATCCTCTACTTTTAGAAAAGTTCCAAACCCTTCTGAAAGAAAACGGACTTAAGTTCACGAAACAACGAGAGCTTGTTTTAAAGTTCCTTTACGAAAACAACGGACATTTTACACCTGAGGATATCTATACCCTACTGAAAGAGCAACACCCCGATGTCAATATCGGTATTGCTACCGTATATCGTACACTTGCTTTGCTTGAAACATCAGAGATCGCAAGTTCTATCTCTTTTGGCGTACAAGGCAAAAAATATGAACTTGGGCTTAAAAAACACCATGATCATCTTATCTGTACAAAATGTGGTAATATTATAGAATTCTACGATGAAACGATTGAAGAGAGACAAGAGGCGATAGCAAAAAAGTTCAACTTTCAAATGACTGACCATACGATGAAGATCACCGGTCTTTGTGAGAAGTGCCAATAG
- a CDS encoding anthranilate synthase component I family protein gives MHKTILFDQLTPVALYGKIKEIFPKEVTMLFESVVNTSDGNFSFITVGAQERLSYKDKTTLYTDKSGHKKTLKEDPFTFLKTYYKGVDQAAYKEKALELGFSFVDGFIGFIAYDMVKVFEPVLEESMDELLDPLDTPDLDLVRPKIIIAYSHKSATLTILLNDDSIKEKVSAIEAILTNSCTPMPLKPVELEGEGSFSIDEERFKELVVESKENIRSGDIFQILLANRYTQKGKIDPLSFYRVLRSKNPSPYLFLLDYEDFSICGSSPEVMVRLTEGEILLRPIAGTRKRGKNKARDKELEIEMLNDPKECAEHLMLIDLGRNDVGRVAQTGTVKVTDMMRVEKYSHVMHMVSDVEAMLQEDKDMFDLFAATFTAGTMTGAPKIEAMKLIAQYEGLKRGFYSGSVGYFSFDGNMDSAIAIRTSLIKPDSITLQAGAGVVADSKPELEYLEVKNKLGALLSTLKEMERL, from the coding sequence ATGCATAAAACAATACTTTTTGATCAACTCACTCCTGTTGCACTCTATGGGAAAATAAAAGAGATTTTTCCCAAAGAAGTCACCATGCTTTTTGAGAGTGTCGTCAATACCAGTGACGGGAACTTCTCTTTTATCACTGTAGGTGCACAAGAGCGCCTCAGCTATAAAGACAAAACAACCCTCTATACCGACAAAAGCGGTCATAAAAAAACGTTAAAAGAGGACCCCTTCACTTTTTTAAAAACATATTATAAAGGTGTTGACCAAGCTGCCTATAAAGAAAAAGCTTTGGAACTCGGCTTCTCTTTTGTTGATGGATTTATCGGTTTTATCGCCTATGATATGGTCAAAGTCTTTGAACCGGTACTTGAAGAGAGTATGGATGAACTGCTTGATCCACTTGATACGCCTGATCTTGATCTGGTGCGCCCAAAGATCATCATTGCCTATTCACACAAGAGTGCAACACTCACCATACTGTTGAATGATGACTCTATCAAAGAAAAAGTGAGTGCTATTGAGGCGATCTTGACAAACTCATGTACACCGATGCCTCTGAAGCCGGTAGAACTTGAGGGTGAAGGGAGTTTCAGTATCGATGAAGAGCGTTTTAAAGAACTGGTTGTGGAGTCTAAAGAGAACATACGATCCGGAGATATTTTCCAAATACTTTTAGCCAACCGATATACACAGAAAGGGAAGATAGACCCCTTAAGTTTTTACAGGGTGCTGCGTTCTAAAAATCCTTCACCTTATCTTTTCTTGCTGGACTATGAAGACTTCTCTATCTGCGGTTCTTCACCCGAAGTGATGGTACGTCTGACAGAAGGAGAGATACTTCTGCGTCCTATTGCAGGTACGCGAAAACGAGGCAAAAATAAAGCACGGGACAAAGAACTGGAAATTGAGATGCTCAATGATCCCAAAGAGTGTGCAGAACACCTTATGCTTATAGACCTGGGACGTAATGATGTAGGTCGTGTGGCACAGACAGGTACTGTGAAAGTGACTGATATGATGCGTGTGGAAAAATACTCTCATGTGATGCATATGGTATCGGATGTCGAAGCGATGTTACAAGAGGATAAAGATATGTTTGACCTCTTCGCCGCTACCTTTACTGCAGGAACCATGACAGGTGCGCCAAAAATAGAAGCCATGAAGCTCATTGCACAGTATGAAGGACTAAAGCGTGGGTTCTACTCTGGTTCTGTAGGGTACTTCTCTTTTGACGGGAACATGGATTCAGCCATCGCCATACGTACTTCACTGATCAAACCGGACTCTATTACCCTACAAGCCGGTGCCGGTGTGGTTGCAGATTCAAAACCGGAACTCGAATACCTCGAAGTGAAAAATAAACTGGGTGCACTGCTCTCTACACTCAAAGAGATGGAGAGACTCTAA
- the dapE gene encoding succinyl-diaminopimelate desuccinylase, with protein sequence MNVVDLLLKLLSFESLTPDDAGSLKFIEEYLDEYEAIYVNKEGVKNLMLSKKFSEGPHLCFAGHVDVVPAGDKWDTNPFVPVIKEGNIYARGAQDMKSGVAAFVQACKESEHFEGTLSVLLTSDEEGEGKYGTAVMLKHLKEINFLPDYCIVAEPTCEQVFGDAIKIGRRGSINGYLTLNGKQGHAAYPEKAINPVHQIAPILDKIAGVDLDQGDDDFAPSKMVITDIRAGMEVTNVTPGALKMMFNVRNSTKTTQQEVKLHIDKCFDGLDYTLELTQGSYPFVTKRDSKIVQKLTSSIKNITGVETKFSTAGGTSDARFMGAFGIDVVEFGVINDTIHAPNERTSIKEVEALCAVFKDTVKHFNEGSI encoded by the coding sequence ATGAATGTAGTTGACCTATTGCTTAAACTGTTAAGTTTTGAATCTTTGACACCTGATGATGCAGGATCGTTAAAATTCATAGAAGAGTACCTTGATGAGTATGAGGCGATCTATGTAAACAAAGAGGGTGTGAAAAACCTGATGTTAAGTAAAAAGTTCTCTGAGGGCCCGCATCTTTGTTTTGCAGGACATGTGGATGTCGTTCCAGCAGGAGATAAGTGGGATACAAATCCTTTTGTCCCCGTGATCAAAGAGGGCAATATTTATGCCCGCGGTGCACAGGATATGAAAAGCGGTGTGGCTGCTTTTGTGCAAGCGTGTAAAGAGAGTGAACATTTTGAAGGTACCCTCTCCGTACTGCTTACCTCTGATGAAGAGGGTGAAGGCAAATATGGTACGGCTGTGATGCTTAAGCACCTCAAAGAGATAAACTTCCTACCCGATTACTGCATCGTTGCAGAACCAACGTGCGAGCAAGTCTTTGGTGATGCGATCAAGATAGGAAGACGTGGTTCTATTAATGGATACCTAACGTTGAACGGTAAACAGGGGCATGCTGCCTATCCGGAGAAAGCGATCAACCCGGTCCATCAGATAGCGCCTATTCTAGATAAAATCGCAGGGGTAGATCTGGACCAGGGTGATGATGATTTTGCACCGAGTAAAATGGTGATCACGGATATCCGTGCAGGTATGGAAGTGACCAACGTGACACCGGGCGCATTAAAAATGATGTTCAATGTACGTAACTCCACTAAAACTACACAACAAGAGGTTAAACTTCACATAGACAAATGCTTTGACGGTTTGGATTATACTCTGGAGTTAACGCAGGGCTCGTACCCTTTTGTCACCAAAAGAGACTCAAAGATCGTACAAAAGCTCACTTCAAGTATCAAGAATATTACTGGAGTAGAAACAAAATTTTCTACTGCCGGTGGTACCAGTGACGCCAGGTTTATGGGGGCTTTTGGCATAGATGTTGTAGAGTTCGGTGTAATCAATGATACCATTCATGCACCCAATGAAAGAACATCCATCAAAGAAGTTGAAGCACTTTGTGCTGTATTTAAAGATACAGTGAAACATTTTAATGAAGGATCGATATGA
- a CDS encoding type IV pilus twitching motility protein PilT → MAAFDIKKLLQSVVTHGASDLHLVSRTEPQIRLDGVLKPVNLPALTGEDIEEMCYSLITEKQKQQFEEHDELDFALLLPGIGRFRANYYRTLGDTAAAFRIIPIDVPSLDDLGAPEVYKSLIKREKGLILVTGPTGSGKSTTLAAMLNEINLHEQKHIVTVEDPVEFIHQNKKSVFSHRGVGEDTASFATALKYAMRQDPDIILIGEMRDKETIEAGLTAAETGHLVFGTLHTSSAPGTINRIIDVFTGDEQPQIRAMIASSLVAVIAQALLPKLGGGRVAASEILVTNHAISNLIREDKVHQIYSQMQLGQGDTGMQTQTQALLKFLKDGKISRDVAMQYANRPAELSGKI, encoded by the coding sequence ATGGCTGCTTTTGATATCAAAAAACTGCTTCAGAGTGTTGTTACACATGGTGCGTCTGACCTCCACCTCGTAAGTCGGACAGAACCGCAGATAAGACTCGACGGTGTACTTAAACCTGTTAATCTTCCTGCACTCACAGGGGAGGATATCGAGGAGATGTGTTACTCTCTTATCACAGAGAAACAGAAACAACAATTTGAAGAGCATGATGAACTGGACTTCGCACTCTTGCTTCCTGGTATCGGGCGATTCAGGGCAAACTACTATCGTACATTAGGGGACACTGCCGCTGCATTCAGGATCATTCCTATTGATGTACCTTCTTTGGATGATCTGGGTGCGCCTGAAGTCTATAAAAGTCTTATCAAGAGAGAAAAAGGGCTTATCTTGGTCACAGGGCCGACAGGTTCTGGTAAATCAACCACACTGGCTGCCATGCTCAATGAGATCAACCTTCATGAACAAAAACACATCGTTACCGTGGAAGATCCAGTGGAATTTATCCACCAGAACAAAAAATCTGTCTTTTCTCACAGAGGTGTAGGTGAAGATACTGCTTCTTTTGCTACAGCACTGAAATATGCCATGCGTCAAGACCCCGACATCATACTGATCGGGGAGATGAGGGATAAGGAAACCATTGAAGCCGGGCTTACTGCGGCTGAAACCGGTCACCTTGTATTCGGTACCCTGCATACCTCTTCGGCACCGGGAACCATTAACCGTATCATCGATGTATTTACAGGGGATGAACAACCGCAGATTAGAGCCATGATTGCCTCTTCACTGGTGGCTGTTATCGCACAGGCGCTTCTCCCTAAGTTGGGTGGAGGCCGTGTCGCTGCTTCTGAGATCTTGGTAACCAATCACGCGATTTCAAACCTCATTCGTGAAGATAAGGTACACCAGATCTATTCACAAATGCAACTGGGACAAGGTGATACAGGTATGCAGACGCAGACACAGGCACTGCTTAAATTCCTCAAAGATGGGAAGATAAGCCGTGACGTTGCTATGCAGTATGCCAACAGACCGGCTGAACTTTCTGGAAAAATATGA
- a CDS encoding SPOR domain-containing protein — translation MHDHNLDDLIIDNIEPKNSKTKSLLTIIALLIVVLIVAIILTKILLKTPDQNRLAFEEDTTELIAPELQLKETPKSEKVKEEPSLSNVIESKPQAPVVETKKESIKQSTVVVQKETLLSDIEDQEIKAPASQTSKENMVQESSLALKEKEAKDAADIAYWKKMQEKRKAEQIAYEAKTIEKPTVTVKEEKTVKPKTIKTPTPVVTSVKKPVKRPVASKSVPKMVSTGRYYVQVGAYRQQPSKRFISVIQNNGYKYIMTKPSRSGIKRLLIGPYSDRESVDRVLIDVRDRIHKHAFITTR, via the coding sequence ATGCATGATCACAATCTTGATGACCTGATTATCGATAATATCGAACCTAAAAACAGTAAAACAAAAAGCCTTTTAACCATTATCGCATTACTGATCGTTGTATTGATAGTGGCTATTATACTCACTAAGATCTTACTTAAAACGCCAGATCAAAATCGACTTGCTTTTGAAGAGGATACAACAGAGTTGATAGCCCCAGAGCTACAGTTGAAAGAGACACCTAAATCAGAAAAAGTGAAAGAGGAACCATCACTTTCAAATGTGATCGAAAGTAAACCTCAAGCACCGGTTGTTGAAACAAAAAAAGAGAGCATTAAACAATCGACTGTAGTCGTTCAAAAAGAAACTCTGCTCTCAGATATAGAGGATCAAGAGATTAAAGCGCCTGCGTCCCAAACAAGCAAAGAAAATATGGTTCAAGAGTCTTCACTCGCGCTCAAAGAGAAAGAAGCAAAAGATGCTGCCGATATCGCCTATTGGAAAAAAATGCAAGAGAAGAGAAAAGCTGAACAGATAGCCTACGAAGCAAAGACAATTGAAAAACCAACGGTAACGGTAAAAGAAGAAAAAACAGTCAAGCCCAAAACAATAAAGACACCTACACCGGTGGTTACTTCTGTGAAAAAACCGGTCAAGAGACCTGTAGCCTCCAAATCTGTGCCTAAAATGGTCTCTACAGGAAGATATTATGTACAAGTAGGTGCCTATAGACAACAACCAAGCAAACGTTTTATATCGGTCATTCAAAACAATGGATACAAATATATCATGACTAAACCTAGTAGAAGCGGTATCAAAAGATTACTCATAGGTCCTTATAGCGATAGAGAATCTGTTGACCGTGTTCTCATCGATGTGAGAGACCGTATACATAAACATGCTTTTATAACAACAAGGTAG
- a CDS encoding arsenate reductase family protein, which yields MLKIYGIKNCDSVRKAIKYLKSHEIDYEFIDFRETPVEQETIDSWLEHTDIKTLFNTRGTTYRTLKLKELNLSDEDKQQWLAKENMLIKRPVITLDNKVIVGYNESQYLKTIH from the coding sequence ATGTTAAAGATCTATGGTATAAAAAATTGTGACAGTGTCAGAAAAGCGATAAAATATCTTAAATCCCATGAGATAGACTATGAGTTTATAGATTTTCGTGAAACACCAGTGGAGCAGGAGACTATCGATTCATGGTTAGAACATACCGATATCAAAACCCTCTTCAATACCAGAGGCACGACCTACCGCACCTTAAAACTTAAAGAACTGAATCTTTCTGATGAAGATAAACAACAATGGCTTGCAAAAGAGAACATGCTCATCAAACGCCCCGTTATTACGCTTGATAACAAGGTGATAGTTGGGTATAATGAGTCTCAATATCTAAAAACCATACATTAA
- the gatC gene encoding Asp-tRNA(Asn)/Glu-tRNA(Gln) amidotransferase subunit GatC yields the protein MQIDHTVLEKLEKLSHLKIDDSKKEEVIEQLSGILTYVDNLNELDTEALDASFSTLEGGTPLRADTPRETDDIAKDILSHAPQANDDFFIVPAIIE from the coding sequence ATGCAAATTGATCACACTGTTTTAGAGAAACTTGAAAAACTTTCACACTTAAAGATCGACGATTCTAAAAAAGAAGAAGTGATCGAACAACTCTCAGGTATCCTGACTTATGTAGATAATCTCAATGAACTTGATACCGAAGCCTTAGATGCTTCCTTTTCAACGCTTGAAGGTGGAACACCTTTAAGAGCTGATACTCCTAGAGAAACCGATGATATTGCCAAAGATATCCTCTCTCATGCACCCCAGGCAAATGATGACTTTTTCATCGTACCAGCGATCATTGAATAA